The proteins below come from a single Gimesia alba genomic window:
- a CDS encoding DUF7691 family protein yields MSYSLVVYLVDQNQISRVVNSKDSDLFNELKEHFLDEHDEDEWEEEDFNVKTGLEHLVSGAPISEEDRHMVGYGLEYLCQFVGGETMDTDRFASVHYDFLEKVKYVLPLVNRGAPIPTISLGDDFPYIGYLTRDECKKLSVETEELEHPDQGILLAQNDFFKWVDAAASENKDLIGFYY; encoded by the coding sequence ATGAGTTACAGCCTGGTCGTTTATCTTGTCGATCAGAATCAAATCAGCCGTGTTGTTAATTCCAAAGATTCTGATTTATTCAATGAACTGAAAGAACATTTTTTAGATGAACATGATGAGGATGAATGGGAAGAAGAAGATTTTAATGTAAAAACAGGCTTAGAGCATCTGGTATCTGGGGCCCCGATCAGTGAAGAGGATCGGCATATGGTAGGATATGGATTGGAATATCTCTGTCAATTTGTCGGCGGCGAAACGATGGATACAGACAGATTCGCATCAGTTCATTATGATTTTCTGGAAAAAGTAAAGTACGTTTTACCACTCGTAAATCGTGGTGCCCCAATTCCCACGATCTCTTTGGGAGATGATTTCCCCTACATTGGATATCTTACTCGCGATGAATGTAAGAAACTAAGCGTAGAGACAGAAGAGTTGGAACACCCTGATCAAGGGATTTTATTGGCCCAAAATGACTTCTTCAAATGGGTCGATGCAGCAGCGAGTGAAAATAAAGACCTGATCGGTTTTTATTATTAA
- a CDS encoding enolase C-terminal domain-like protein, producing the protein MTTAIKLIDATLHRTETQTRMPFRFGIAVMTAAPHVFLRCRFDIDGTVVTGIAADGLLPKWFDKSPEKEAAQEIDEMLLVIRRAVGFAREVSAASAFEFWQQVYQAQVKWAAEEGFPSLLAQFGVSMVERTLLDALARAEGCSLATLLRENRVGLDLAAIHPELAGHTPDEFLPARPLSKIIARHTVGLSDPLTAADLTPENRIDDGLPQTLEDCIRCYGLYHFKLKAQGDVERDLERLRAVARVITQHCGTRFGFTLDGNEQYREFPRFVELWDRIQADPLLKEFFKQLIFIEQPLYRDVALDPAIANIADWKNGPPVIIDESDATLGALAQALKLGYAGTSHKNCKGIMKAAAHRCLINYRNATEKTSRYQMSGEDLVNIGPVALLQDLAAQAALGNTSVERNGHHYFNGLTPFPQEISQLMLQQHGDLYTTMDDGFARVNITGGELDLTTINAAPFGVGVEIPMDGIQELSL; encoded by the coding sequence ATGACGACTGCGATTAAACTGATCGACGCCACGCTGCATCGGACGGAAACTCAAACGCGGATGCCGTTTCGGTTTGGGATTGCGGTGATGACGGCGGCGCCGCATGTGTTCTTGCGGTGTCGGTTTGACATTGATGGCACGGTTGTTACCGGCATCGCGGCGGACGGGCTGCTGCCGAAGTGGTTTGATAAGTCGCCTGAGAAAGAGGCCGCGCAGGAGATCGACGAGATGCTGCTCGTCATTCGGCGGGCCGTCGGGTTTGCGCGGGAGGTCTCGGCTGCGTCGGCGTTTGAATTCTGGCAACAGGTGTATCAGGCCCAGGTGAAATGGGCCGCGGAAGAGGGGTTTCCGTCGCTGCTCGCGCAGTTTGGCGTCAGTATGGTCGAGCGGACGTTGCTCGATGCACTGGCGCGAGCCGAGGGTTGTTCGCTGGCAACGCTGCTGCGGGAGAACCGCGTCGGCCTCGATCTGGCGGCGATTCACCCCGAACTGGCAGGACACACGCCGGACGAATTTCTGCCCGCGCGGCCTTTATCCAAGATCATCGCTCGGCATACGGTGGGACTCTCCGATCCGCTGACGGCGGCCGACCTGACGCCCGAAAACCGCATCGACGATGGGCTGCCGCAAACGCTGGAAGACTGCATTCGCTGTTACGGACTGTATCACTTCAAGCTGAAAGCACAGGGGGACGTCGAACGGGATCTGGAACGGCTGCGGGCCGTCGCCCGCGTCATCACCCAACATTGCGGCACCCGGTTTGGTTTCACGCTGGACGGCAACGAGCAGTATCGCGAGTTCCCCCGCTTCGTCGAACTCTGGGACCGCATTCAGGCTGACCCGTTGTTGAAAGAATTCTTTAAACAACTGATCTTCATCGAACAACCCCTGTATCGCGATGTGGCCCTCGATCCTGCGATCGCAAACATTGCCGACTGGAAAAACGGTCCCCCCGTGATCATTGATGAATCCGACGCCACGCTCGGTGCGCTGGCCCAGGCACTCAAACTGGGTTACGCGGGCACGAGCCACAAAAACTGCAAAGGCATCATGAAAGCGGCCGCCCATCGCTGTCTGATCAACTATCGTAATGCGACGGAAAAGACGAGCCGCTATCAGATGAGCGGCGAAGATCTGGTGAATATCGGCCCCGTCGCCTTACTGCAAGACCTGGCGGCGCAGGCGGCACTCGGCAACACCTCGGTCGAACGCAACGGCCACCACTACTTCAACGGCCTGACCCCGTTCCCGCAGGAGATCAGCCAATTGATGCTGCAGCAGCACGGCGACTTGTACACAACGATGGACGATGGCTTCGCCCGCGTCAACATCACCGGCGGCGAACTGGATCTGACGACTATCAACGCGGCCCCGTTTGGAGTCGGCGTGGAGATCCCGATGGACGGAATTCAGGAACTCTCGCTCTGA
- a CDS encoding trimeric intracellular cation channel family protein, with amino-acid sequence MDVATLQYLLGMVGTVAFAVTGVLAVTPRGIDLFGACVLGLITAIGGGTIRDLILGVPVFWAADLNYIWVALAASFVAFLTERLLTRKEIYRTMLYLDALGLSMFAIQAAQKVMWIEFGMPLAPILMGVLTAIGGGLLRDVLAGQPTLLMRRELYAIPVTCGCVLYVVGLSWLPAYPVEFGITCSLFILVLRSAAIYWDLHVPLWLTTQSREKDQDEEN; translated from the coding sequence ATGGACGTAGCAACCTTACAATATCTGCTGGGGATGGTGGGCACGGTCGCTTTTGCGGTAACCGGGGTGCTGGCGGTGACGCCGCGGGGCATTGATTTGTTCGGCGCGTGCGTGCTGGGTTTGATCACGGCCATCGGGGGCGGCACGATTCGCGACTTGATCCTGGGAGTCCCCGTCTTCTGGGCGGCTGACCTTAACTATATCTGGGTCGCGCTGGCGGCCAGTTTTGTGGCCTTTCTCACCGAGCGCCTGCTGACACGCAAGGAGATCTATCGCACGATGCTGTACCTCGACGCGCTGGGTCTTTCCATGTTTGCGATCCAGGCAGCGCAAAAAGTGATGTGGATCGAGTTCGGCATGCCCCTCGCGCCGATCCTGATGGGCGTGCTGACGGCAATCGGCGGCGGCCTGTTGCGCGACGTCCTCGCCGGTCAACCAACACTGTTGATGCGCCGCGAACTCTATGCCATCCCGGTCACCTGCGGCTGCGTGCTGTATGTCGTCGGCCTGAGCTGGCTCCCCGCGTATCCTGTCGAATTCGGAATTACCTGTTCGCTCTTCATTTTAGTCCTGCGCAGCGCCGCGATCTACTGGGACCTGCATGTGCCCCTCTGGTTAACGACTCAGTCGAGGGAAAA